The following are encoded together in the Methylomonas methanica MC09 genome:
- the lpdA gene encoding dihydrolipoyl dehydrogenase: protein MSNTQTHAEVLVLGGGPGGYTAAFRAADLGKQVVLVERYPVLGGVCLNVGCIPSKALLHSAQIIHEAEEMAAHGVSFGKPEIDLDKIRAWKESVSGALNQGLGKLAKQRKVTVIHGVGKFAGANSLIVENDDGEQTVTFDNAIIAAGSQPTKIPGFPHDDPRVWDSTDALALQSVPENLLIVGGGIIGLEMATVYHALGSKISVVELMDQIIPGCDKDLVTPLQRKIKKQYDNLWLKTSVKAMEASDAGIKVTMEGKDAPESAVFDAVLVAVGRRPNGKLIDADKAGVTVDDRGFIPVDKQGRTNISHIFAIGDIVGNPMLAHKATHEGKIAAETIAGHKAGFDALTIPSVAYTDPEVAWMGLTENQAKEQGVEYEKATFPWAASGRSLALGRNEGLTKILTDKTSGRILGAGMTGPGAGELIAEAVLALEMGADATDISLTIHPHPTLSETFAFAAEMIEGTITDLYVKK from the coding sequence ATGAGTAACACACAAACACACGCCGAAGTATTGGTTTTAGGCGGCGGCCCCGGCGGTTATACCGCTGCGTTTCGCGCCGCCGATTTGGGCAAACAAGTGGTGCTGGTCGAGCGTTACCCGGTGCTGGGCGGCGTTTGTCTGAACGTCGGCTGCATCCCATCCAAAGCCCTGTTGCATAGCGCACAGATTATTCACGAAGCGGAAGAGATGGCGGCGCACGGTGTCAGTTTCGGCAAACCGGAAATCGACCTGGATAAGATTCGCGCCTGGAAAGAGAGCGTCAGCGGCGCTTTAAACCAAGGCTTGGGCAAGCTGGCCAAGCAGCGCAAGGTCACCGTCATCCACGGCGTCGGCAAGTTCGCCGGCGCAAACAGCCTGATTGTGGAAAACGACGATGGCGAACAAACCGTGACCTTCGACAATGCCATCATCGCCGCCGGTTCGCAGCCGACCAAAATCCCCGGCTTTCCGCACGACGACCCGCGCGTGTGGGATTCCACGGACGCGCTGGCCTTGCAATCGGTGCCGGAAAACCTGTTGATCGTCGGCGGCGGCATCATCGGCCTGGAAATGGCTACCGTTTACCACGCGCTGGGTTCTAAAATCAGCGTGGTCGAATTGATGGACCAAATCATCCCCGGCTGCGACAAGGATTTAGTCACCCCGCTGCAACGCAAAATCAAAAAGCAATACGACAACCTGTGGTTGAAAACCAGCGTCAAGGCCATGGAAGCCAGCGATGCCGGGATTAAAGTGACCATGGAAGGCAAGGATGCGCCGGAATCGGCCGTGTTCGACGCGGTCTTGGTGGCGGTAGGCCGCCGCCCTAACGGCAAGTTGATCGATGCCGATAAAGCCGGCGTGACCGTTGACGACAGAGGCTTCATTCCGGTGGACAAACAGGGCCGCACCAATATCAGCCACATCTTCGCGATCGGCGACATCGTCGGCAACCCGATGCTGGCGCATAAAGCCACCCACGAAGGCAAAATCGCCGCCGAAACCATCGCCGGCCATAAAGCCGGTTTCGACGCATTGACCATTCCGTCGGTCGCTTATACCGACCCGGAAGTGGCCTGGATGGGTTTGACCGAAAACCAAGCCAAGGAACAAGGCGTGGAATACGAAAAAGCCACCTTTCCATGGGCCGCCAGTGGTCGCTCCTTGGCCTTGGGCCGGAACGAAGGCTTGACCAAAATCCTCACCGACAAAACCAGCGGTCGGATTCTGGGTGCCGGCATGACCGGCCCCGGCGCCGGCGAACTGATTGCCGAAGCCGTATTGGCGCTGGAAATGGGTGCCGATGCTACCGACATTAGCCTCACTATCCATCCGCATCCGACTTTGTCGGAAACCTTTGCGTTTGCGGCAGAAATGATCGAAGGCACGATTACGGATTTGTACGTTAAGAAATGA
- a CDS encoding 2-oxo acid dehydrogenase subunit E2 → MSSLFEVKVPDVGNVPEIDIVEVLVQPGDVVAVEQTLAVMETDKATMDLPSSAAGIIKSIHIKPGDKVAEGTLIATVEISDTAAAPAPEPEPAATAPAATETVPEPAAEAPKIEPEKPAAVPAAPVASSSGEGYKAHATPSVRLFARELGVDLSKVQAGSGRKGRILKSDVQNFVKQVMASGATAASGAGIPAIPAVDFTQFGEIEEKPLSKIKRLTGQNLTRVWLNLPLVTYHDEVAIDEMEDFRKTTNASQGKDGIKLTGLVFIMKALVGAMQKYPSFNSSLSPEGDKLYLKKYFHLGIAVDTPNGLVVPVIRDVDKKGIFQLSTELAEMSELARQGKLKPSDMQGGCMTISSLGGIGGTAFTPIVNAPEVAILGVTRAKVQPVWNGSSFEPKLMLPLDITYDHRVIDGAEGARFMEALKANLADIRRLLL, encoded by the coding sequence ATGAGTTCTTTATTCGAAGTAAAAGTCCCCGACGTCGGCAACGTGCCCGAGATCGATATCGTCGAGGTATTGGTCCAACCTGGCGATGTGGTGGCCGTGGAACAAACCCTGGCGGTCATGGAAACCGATAAAGCCACTATGGACTTGCCGTCCAGCGCTGCCGGCATTATTAAGAGCATACACATCAAGCCGGGCGATAAGGTCGCAGAAGGTACTTTGATCGCGACGGTGGAAATCAGCGATACCGCCGCTGCCCCCGCACCAGAGCCGGAACCCGCCGCTACCGCGCCCGCAGCGACCGAAACCGTCCCCGAGCCGGCGGCAGAAGCGCCCAAAATCGAACCCGAAAAACCGGCAGCCGTGCCAGCAGCTCCAGTCGCCAGCAGTAGTGGCGAAGGCTATAAAGCTCACGCCACCCCCAGCGTCCGGCTGTTTGCCCGCGAACTTGGCGTGGATTTGAGCAAAGTCCAGGCCGGCAGCGGCCGCAAAGGGCGGATTCTGAAAAGCGACGTACAAAACTTCGTCAAACAAGTGATGGCCTCCGGCGCCACTGCCGCTAGCGGAGCCGGCATTCCTGCGATTCCGGCTGTGGATTTCACGCAATTCGGCGAAATCGAAGAAAAACCGTTAAGCAAAATCAAACGCCTGACCGGCCAAAATTTGACCAGGGTCTGGCTGAACCTGCCGCTGGTGACCTACCACGACGAAGTCGCCATCGACGAAATGGAAGATTTCCGCAAAACCACCAACGCCAGCCAAGGCAAAGACGGCATCAAACTGACCGGCCTGGTCTTCATCATGAAGGCGCTGGTAGGGGCGATGCAAAAATACCCGTCGTTCAACAGTTCCCTGTCACCGGAAGGCGACAAGCTGTACCTGAAAAAATATTTCCATCTCGGTATCGCCGTCGACACGCCGAATGGCTTGGTAGTACCGGTGATTCGCGACGTGGATAAAAAAGGCATCTTCCAATTGTCGACCGAGCTGGCCGAAATGAGCGAACTGGCCCGCCAAGGCAAACTCAAACCGTCCGACATGCAGGGCGGCTGCATGACCATTTCCAGCCTGGGCGGCATAGGCGGCACGGCGTTTACGCCGATTGTGAACGCCCCGGAAGTGGCGATTTTGGGCGTTACCCGCGCCAAGGTACAACCGGTCTGGAACGGCTCCAGCTTCGAACCGAAACTGATGCTGCCGCTGGACATTACCTACGACCACCGCGTCATCGACGGCGCCGAAGGTGCGCGGTTTATGGAAGCCTTGAAAGCCAATCTGGCAGATATTAGACGATTGTTATTGTAA
- a CDS encoding nucleotidyltransferase domain-containing protein, with translation MANEALVRQCGLNSATVKALQQVFSQHGEVERVLLYGSRAKGTFRNGSDIDLTLLGDNLDYGLLNRIETEIDDLLLPYTVDLSLFQQIDNPDLIDHIRRVGLIFYPSQ, from the coding sequence ATGGCGAATGAGGCGTTGGTCAGACAATGCGGGCTGAATTCCGCAACCGTCAAAGCATTGCAACAAGTGTTTTCCCAACATGGCGAAGTCGAGCGCGTGCTGCTTTACGGTTCGCGCGCCAAAGGTACTTTTCGTAACGGCTCGGATATCGATTTGACATTGTTGGGCGACAACCTGGATTACGGCTTGTTAAACCGTATCGAGACCGAAATCGACGACTTGCTACTCCCGTACACTGTCGACCTGTCGCTGTTCCAACAAATCGATAATCCCGATTTAATCGATCACATCCGCCGAGTAGGATTAATTTTCTATCCGTCACAGTAA
- a CDS encoding nucleotidyltransferase substrate binding protein, with translation MQQDIRWQQRFSNYQKALDQLRKFIAHGELNELEEQGLIQAFEYTHELAWNVLRDYLLFKGQQAIHGSRDATREAFKLDLIDDGECWMDMIRDRNRTMHTYNRETAQAIAGNIRERFFNQFERLQQTMAGLVDGE, from the coding sequence ATGCAACAAGACATCCGCTGGCAACAACGCTTTTCCAATTACCAAAAAGCCCTGGATCAACTGCGCAAGTTCATCGCCCACGGCGAGCTGAACGAGTTGGAGGAGCAGGGCTTGATTCAAGCGTTCGAATACACCCATGAGCTGGCCTGGAATGTATTGCGCGACTATCTGTTGTTCAAGGGCCAGCAGGCCATTCACGGCTCACGCGATGCCACGCGCGAGGCTTTCAAACTGGATTTGATCGACGATGGCGAATGCTGGATGGACATGATCCGCGACCGGAACCGCACGATGCATACCTATAACCGGGAAACCGCGCAAGCGATTGCCGGCAATATACGCGAGCGGTTTTTTAACCAATTCGAACGCTTGCAGCAAACCATGGCGGGCTTGGTCGATGGCGAATGA